Proteins encoded by one window of Cucurbita pepo subsp. pepo cultivar mu-cu-16 chromosome LG14, ASM280686v2, whole genome shotgun sequence:
- the LOC111810850 gene encoding rhodanese-like domain-containing protein 14, chloroplastic — protein MAAFAPLPLTSPSLHPLVQFSPLVISSKVLYDPSSHCLAVGSIRHSRQKFSSQTTPRSLIILGAATKRAKTPAEEDWKVKRELLLQKRVRSVDANEALRLQKENNFVILDVRPEAEFKEGHPPGAINVQIYRLIKEWTAWDIARRAAFAFFGIFSGTEENPEFLQSVESKIAKDAKIIVACSSGGTMKPTQNLPEGQQSRSLIAAYLLVLNGYNNVFHLEGGLYNWFKEGLPVDSEE, from the exons ATGGCTGCTTTCGCCCCGCTGCCATTAACTTCGCCTTCTTTACATCCCCTTGTCCAATTCTCACCTCTTGTAATCTCCTCAAAAGTTCTGTATGACCCAAGTTCTCATTGCCTCGCCGTCGGATCAATAAGACATTCTAGGCAAAAATTCAGCTCTCAGACTACCCCAAGGAGCCTGATAATCCTTGGTGCAGCAACAAAACGAGCAAAAACACCAG CTGAAGAGGATTGGAAGGTGAAGAGGGAACTTCTGCTGCAGAAAAGG GTTAGGAGTGTGGATGCGAATGAAGCTTTGCGCCTTCAGAAGGAAAATAACTTTGTGATTCTTGATGTGAGGCCAGAAGCAGAATTCAAAGAG GGCCATCCACCAGGGGCCATTAATGTGCAAATTTACAGGCTTATAAAGGAGTGGACAGCATGGGACATAGCCAGGCGAGCTGCATTTGCATTTTTTGGCATATTTTCGGGTACAGAAGAAAACCCAGAATTCTTGCAAA GTGTAGAATCTAAAATAGCTAAAGATGCGAAAATAATAGTAGCATGCTCATCAGGTGGAACAATGAAACCTACCCAGAATCTTCCAGAAGGTCAACAATCAAG GTCATTGATAGCAGCCTACTTGTTGGTTCTCAACGGCTACAACAACGTATTTCACTTAGAAGGTGGTCTCTATAATTGGTTCAAAGAAGGATTGCCTGTAGATTCAGAAGAGTAA
- the LOC111810852 gene encoding uncharacterized protein LOC111810852: MIELKMERLPAEICLKIFCLLDSQSLATALQVCRKWNSLASDNILWSNLFKERWGEDHAAFYHPVGSKSWKDSYEVQDRCDRFGLGLRIIREGSDYYLIHQGEIQRHLGSRRQKNGQTSFLPLSSKRELLSEGLLEEDKSCRGILDRILFFIGDLEVASTDAKRSRAL; the protein is encoded by the exons ATGATCGAGCTGAAGATGGAAAGATTGCCAGCGGAAATCTGCTTGAAGATATTCTGTTTGTTGGATTCCCAGAGCCTCGCAACCGCACTTCAAG TTTGCAGGAAGTGGAACTCCTTAGCTTCAGACAATATCTTATGGTCGAATTTATTCAAAGAGAGGTGGGGGGAAGACCATGCTGCATTTTATCACCCAGTTGGTTCGAAGTCATGGAAGGATTCATATGAAGTGCAAGATCGATGTGATCGATTTGGACT GGGCCTAAGAATAATCCGAGAAGGGAGCGACTACTACCTCATTCACCAAGGTGAAATCCAGAGGCACCTGGGTTCAAGAAGACAAAAGAATGGACAGACCAGTTTTCTTCCTTTGAGTTCAAAAAGAGAGTTGCTATCAGAAGGACTTCTCGAAGAAGACAAATCCTGTCGAGGAATTCTGGATAGGATCCTTTTCTTCATTGGAGACTTGGAAGTTGCTTCAACAGACGCAAAGCGTAGCAGGGCTCTGTGA
- the LOC111810851 gene encoding protein PLASTID TRANSCRIPTIONALLY ACTIVE 7 isoform X2 — translation MTTPIPTLSFASPRIQTRAGISHGFNFPPRLQMAARKQRDGEGVGRRVWRRRKLTKKDEMSIFKMDRIPFLEEQVRKVKEQGKLITMDIERLLLSEDNRFDFVNEVAAEAKDYVENNRDEYGGSKKAILHVLSNRVNDAGFYRPDAYAEEDPFKPGPHYLKQEFT, via the exons ATGACTACTCCAATCCCGACACTCTCCTTTGCTTCACCT AGGATACAGACGAGGGCGGGAATTTCTCATGGATTTAACTTTCCTCCGCGGTTACAG ATGGCCGCCAGAAAGCAAAGAGATGGTGAGGGTGTCGGTCGGCGAGTGTGGCGACGAAGAAAATTG ACGAAGAAGGATGAGATGTCGATCTTCAAAATGGATCGAATTCCATTCCTTGAAGAACAGGTAAGGAAGGTAAAGGAACAGGGGAAGCTCATAACAATGGACATCGAAAGACTTCTGCTATCAGAGGACAACCGCTTCGATTTTGTGAACGAGGTTGCAGCGGAGGCTAAGGATTACGTGGAGAACAATCGTGATGAATATGGGGGTTCCAAGAAAGCCATTCTTCATGTTCTTAGCAACCGAGTGAACGATGCAGGGTTCTATCGACCGGATGCATATGCAGAAGAGGACCCATTTAAACCCGGACCTCATTATCTCAAACAAGAATTTACTTGA
- the LOC111810851 gene encoding protein PLASTID TRANSCRIPTIONALLY ACTIVE 7 isoform X1 — MTTPIPTLSFASPLFQRIQTRAGISHGFNFPPRLQMAARKQRDGEGVGRRVWRRRKLTKKDEMSIFKMDRIPFLEEQVRKVKEQGKLITMDIERLLLSEDNRFDFVNEVAAEAKDYVENNRDEYGGSKKAILHVLSNRVNDAGFYRPDAYAEEDPFKPGPHYLKQEFT; from the exons ATGACTACTCCAATCCCGACACTCTCCTTTGCTTCACCT TTGTTTCAGAGGATACAGACGAGGGCGGGAATTTCTCATGGATTTAACTTTCCTCCGCGGTTACAG ATGGCCGCCAGAAAGCAAAGAGATGGTGAGGGTGTCGGTCGGCGAGTGTGGCGACGAAGAAAATTG ACGAAGAAGGATGAGATGTCGATCTTCAAAATGGATCGAATTCCATTCCTTGAAGAACAGGTAAGGAAGGTAAAGGAACAGGGGAAGCTCATAACAATGGACATCGAAAGACTTCTGCTATCAGAGGACAACCGCTTCGATTTTGTGAACGAGGTTGCAGCGGAGGCTAAGGATTACGTGGAGAACAATCGTGATGAATATGGGGGTTCCAAGAAAGCCATTCTTCATGTTCTTAGCAACCGAGTGAACGATGCAGGGTTCTATCGACCGGATGCATATGCAGAAGAGGACCCATTTAAACCCGGACCTCATTATCTCAAACAAGAATTTACTTGA
- the LOC111810849 gene encoding RNA-binding protein 2-like isoform X4 — MSDAYWRYSDSQQQPPSSVPSVAGKRPRVDYDTSGPHDLPNYYPRQDDRPILQGIKSVDSINESYERYLRSAKISSYGGQSARPVGGGVPGHSINDPPPIVGIGGVVSGANVNDRSASFGGGRPNVPLPPDASNTLFVEGLPSSCTRREIAHIFRPFVGYKEVRLVNKESRNPGRDPVVLGFVDFVSPAHAATAMDALQGRE, encoded by the exons ATGTCGGACGCTTATTGGAGGTATAGCGACTCGCAGCAGCAACCTCCGTCGTCGGTTCCTTCCGTCGCCGGGAAGCGCCCTCGCGTCGATTACG ATACCAGTGGTCCTCACGATTTGCCCAACTATTACCCTCGTCAAGATGATAGACCAATCCTCCAAGGAATTAAAAGCGTTGATTCCATCAATGAGTCCTATGAACGTTACCTGCGCAGCGCG aaaaTTTCATCTTATGGTGGACAGTCTGCTAGACCCGTTGGTGGGGGAGTTCCTGGTCATTCAATCAATGATCCTCCTCCTATAGTCGGGATTGGGGGTGTGGTTTCAGGGGCCAATGTTAATGATAGAAGTGCGAGCTTTGGAGGTGGAAGGCCTAACGTACCCCTTCCTCCAGATGCTTCTAATACACTATTTGTTGAAGGCTTGCCTTCCAGCTGTACACGGCGTGAAATAGCTC ATATATTTCGCCCTTTTGTGGGCTACAAAGAAGTGAGACTTGTTAACAAGGAATCCAGAAAT CCTGGAAGAGATCCAGTGGTGCTTGGTTTTGTAGATTTTGTGAGTCCTGCCCATGCAGCCACGGCAATGGATGCCTTACAAG GTAGAGAATAA
- the LOC111810849 gene encoding RNA-binding protein 2-like isoform X2, producing the protein MSDAYWRYSDSQQQPPSSVPSVAGKRPRVDYDTSGPHDLPNYYPRQDDRPILQGIKSVDSINESYERYLRSAKISSYGGQSARPVGGGVPGHSINDPPPIVGIGGVVSGANVNDRSASFGGGRPNVPLPPDASNTLFVEGLPSSCTRREIAHIFRPFVGYKEVRLVNKESRNPGRDPVVLGFVDFVSPAHAATAMDALQGYKFDEFDRDSVNLRLQFARFPGARSGGGHRGKR; encoded by the exons ATGTCGGACGCTTATTGGAGGTATAGCGACTCGCAGCAGCAACCTCCGTCGTCGGTTCCTTCCGTCGCCGGGAAGCGCCCTCGCGTCGATTACG ATACCAGTGGTCCTCACGATTTGCCCAACTATTACCCTCGTCAAGATGATAGACCAATCCTCCAAGGAATTAAAAGCGTTGATTCCATCAATGAGTCCTATGAACGTTACCTGCGCAGCGCG aaaaTTTCATCTTATGGTGGACAGTCTGCTAGACCCGTTGGTGGGGGAGTTCCTGGTCATTCAATCAATGATCCTCCTCCTATAGTCGGGATTGGGGGTGTGGTTTCAGGGGCCAATGTTAATGATAGAAGTGCGAGCTTTGGAGGTGGAAGGCCTAACGTACCCCTTCCTCCAGATGCTTCTAATACACTATTTGTTGAAGGCTTGCCTTCCAGCTGTACACGGCGTGAAATAGCTC ATATATTTCGCCCTTTTGTGGGCTACAAAGAAGTGAGACTTGTTAACAAGGAATCCAGAAAT CCTGGAAGAGATCCAGTGGTGCTTGGTTTTGTAGATTTTGTGAGTCCTGCCCATGCAGCCACGGCAATGGATGCCTTACAAG GTTATAAATTTGATGAGtttgaccgtgactcggtcAATTTAAGGTTGCAATTTGCTCGCTTTCCTGGTGCAAGGTCAGGTGGTGGGCATCGTGGAAAGCGTTGA
- the LOC111810849 gene encoding RNA-binding protein 2-like isoform X1 yields the protein MSDAYWRYSDSQQQPPSSVPSVAGKRPRVDYDTSGPHDLPNYYPRQDDRPILQGIKSVDSINESYERYLRSAKISSYGGQSARPVGGGVPGHSINDPPPIVGIGGVVSGANVNDRSASFGGGRPNVPLPPDASNTLFVEGLPSSCTRREIAHIFRPFVGYKEVRLVNKESRNPGRDPVVLGFVDFVSPAHAATAMDALQGVLAALIINFFTVVFWLLNICTFVFVSRQMSLLENYVPLIYIFILTCLHEKVIHLSFSCIICDVL from the exons ATGTCGGACGCTTATTGGAGGTATAGCGACTCGCAGCAGCAACCTCCGTCGTCGGTTCCTTCCGTCGCCGGGAAGCGCCCTCGCGTCGATTACG ATACCAGTGGTCCTCACGATTTGCCCAACTATTACCCTCGTCAAGATGATAGACCAATCCTCCAAGGAATTAAAAGCGTTGATTCCATCAATGAGTCCTATGAACGTTACCTGCGCAGCGCG aaaaTTTCATCTTATGGTGGACAGTCTGCTAGACCCGTTGGTGGGGGAGTTCCTGGTCATTCAATCAATGATCCTCCTCCTATAGTCGGGATTGGGGGTGTGGTTTCAGGGGCCAATGTTAATGATAGAAGTGCGAGCTTTGGAGGTGGAAGGCCTAACGTACCCCTTCCTCCAGATGCTTCTAATACACTATTTGTTGAAGGCTTGCCTTCCAGCTGTACACGGCGTGAAATAGCTC ATATATTTCGCCCTTTTGTGGGCTACAAAGAAGTGAGACTTGTTAACAAGGAATCCAGAAAT CCTGGAAGAGATCCAGTGGTGCTTGGTTTTGTAGATTTTGTGAGTCCTGCCCATGCAGCCACGGCAATGGATGCCTTACAAGGTGTGCTCGCAGCTTTAATTATCAATTTCTTTACCGTTGTTTTCTGGCTGTTGAACATTTgcacttttgtttttgtctctCGACAGATGTCACTATTGGAGAATTATGTgcctttaatttatatatttattttgacttGTCTTCACGAAAAAGTTATCCATTTGTCTTTCTCCTGCATAATTTGTGATGTCCTTTAG
- the LOC111810849 gene encoding RNA-binding protein 2-like isoform X3, with protein MSDAYWRYSDSQQQPPSSVPSVAGKRPRVDYDTSGPHDLPNYYPRQDDRPILQGIKSVDSINESYERYLRSAKISSYGGQSARPVGGGVPGHSINDPPPIVGIGGVVSGANVNDRSASFGGGRPNVPLPPDASNTLFVEGLPSSCTRREIAHIFRPFVGYKEVRLVNKESRNPGRDPVVLGFVDFVSPAHAATAMDALQDVTIGELCAFNLYIYFDLSSRKSYPFVFLLHNL; from the exons ATGTCGGACGCTTATTGGAGGTATAGCGACTCGCAGCAGCAACCTCCGTCGTCGGTTCCTTCCGTCGCCGGGAAGCGCCCTCGCGTCGATTACG ATACCAGTGGTCCTCACGATTTGCCCAACTATTACCCTCGTCAAGATGATAGACCAATCCTCCAAGGAATTAAAAGCGTTGATTCCATCAATGAGTCCTATGAACGTTACCTGCGCAGCGCG aaaaTTTCATCTTATGGTGGACAGTCTGCTAGACCCGTTGGTGGGGGAGTTCCTGGTCATTCAATCAATGATCCTCCTCCTATAGTCGGGATTGGGGGTGTGGTTTCAGGGGCCAATGTTAATGATAGAAGTGCGAGCTTTGGAGGTGGAAGGCCTAACGTACCCCTTCCTCCAGATGCTTCTAATACACTATTTGTTGAAGGCTTGCCTTCCAGCTGTACACGGCGTGAAATAGCTC ATATATTTCGCCCTTTTGTGGGCTACAAAGAAGTGAGACTTGTTAACAAGGAATCCAGAAAT CCTGGAAGAGATCCAGTGGTGCTTGGTTTTGTAGATTTTGTGAGTCCTGCCCATGCAGCCACGGCAATGGATGCCTTACAAG ATGTCACTATTGGAGAATTATGTgcctttaatttatatatttattttgacttGTCTTCACGAAAAAGTTATCCATTTGTCTTTCTCCTGCATAATTTGTGA
- the LOC111810854 gene encoding dof zinc finger protein DOF5.7-like, translating to MDSARWPQVEVKSMELEEEGRKAGLERKAKPGKDQILNCPRCNSNNTKFCYYNNYSLSQPRYFCKSCRRYWTAGGSLRNIPVGGASRKNKRPPSPNFPSPPKNNNKDYMSNGDDDDQGNSQSSNINTPCPSATNIATCWLSSDDMNDQIMVRSSGIMSPRELIPFIPMPAPAPPQPTTSTSTAPDACNPSTTLFSTTVEDFKQLPPIISTDHQNGAKLGEVPAFWNGIYGGGSW from the exons ATGGATTCTGCTCGATGGCCACAG GTTGAGGTTAAAAGCATGGAATTAGAGGAAGAGGGTAGAAAGGCAGGTTTGGAGAGAAAAGCAAAGCCTGGGAAAGATCAAATACTGAACTGCCCAAGATGCAATTCCAACAACACAAAGTTCTGTTACTACAACAATTACAGCCTCTCCCAGCCAAGATACTTCTGCAAGTCTTGTAGAAGATATTGGACAGCAGGTGGGTCCTTGAGGAACATTCCAGTGGGTGGCGCCTCCAGGAAGAACAAGAGACCTCCTTCACCCAATTTTCCATCACCTCCAAAGAACAACAATAAGGATTACATGAGTaatggtgatgatgatgatcaggGCAACTCCCAATCATCCAATATCAATACTCCTTGCCCTTCTGCTACTAATATTGCTACTTGTTGGCTGTCGTCTGATGATATGAATGATCAAATAATGGTGAGAAGCAGTGGAATAATGTCCCCAAGGGAGCTGATTCCTTTTATACCCATGCCTGCACCAGCTCCTCCCCAGCCCACTACTAGTACTAGTACTGCACCCGATGCTTGTAACCCTTCAACGACATTATTCTCCACTACTGTGGAGGATTTCAAGCAACTTCCACCCATCATTTCTACTGATCATCAAAATGGAGCCAAATTGGGAGAGGTTCCTGCTTTTTGGAATGGGATTTACGGAGGAGGTTCATGGTGA
- the LOC111810853 gene encoding exonuclease mut-7 homolog, whose protein sequence is MDPPNARPSFEIHIVSSVDSPDYTQLTRTLTRSKLIALDAEWKPLRSPNHSSFPRVSLLQIACQFHLDQPNDSVVFLLDLLSLPLSSVGDLLRDVFVSPHVLKLGFRFKQDLVNLSTTFCSYGGVSGLDRIEPFMDITSIYNHLQHKQYGRKMHKQAKSLAAICSEVLEFSLSKELQCSDWSYRPLTEEQIAYAAMDAHCLLEIFNIFYSKVLKEGDVLRNVSAVPSIEVNIGLKVILEKQDTHEKILRTKISEASYIIRATASDFPQSTPTVRAHCSASSSIDCMPMDEDLLKIVKRYGEKIILKESDKMPRTSKRKGKRSSTMKVVCSEKKILGVEDWQGQPPWDLSLGGDGCPKFLCDVMVEGLAKHLRCVGIDAAVPFSKKPDSRELIDQACKEKRVLLTRDAKLLRHEYLLCNQIYRVKSLLKNEQLLEVIETFNLKISEDQLMSRCTKCNGRFIQKPLTTEEAVMAAKGFQRIPDCLFDKNLEFWQCMDCHQLYWEGTQYHNAVQKFIDVCKLNE, encoded by the exons ATGGATCCCCCGAACGCCCGGCCTTCCTTCGAAATCCACATTGTCTCTTCCGTCGACTCTCCTGACTACACTCAGCTAACCCGCACGCTGACTCGCTCTAAGCTTATTGCGCTCGACGCCGAGTGGAAGCCCCTTCGATCTCCTAATCATTCTTCCTTTCCCAGAGTCTCGCTTCTCCAGATCGCTTGCCAATTCCACTTGGACCAGCCGAATGATTCCGTGGTTTTTCTGCTCGACCTGCTGTCGCTTCCTTTATCCTCAGTTGGGGATTTGTTAAGGGATGTGTTTGTTTCACCCCATGTTTTGAAATTGGGTTTTCGATTTAAGCAAGATTTAGTTAACTTGTCGACTACTTTCTGCTCCTATGGCGGCGTCTCTGGGCTTGATCGT ATTGAACCCTTTATGGATATTACGAGCATATACAATCATCTTCAGCATAAGCAATATGGAAGAAAGATGCATAAGCAAGCGAAGAGTCTTGCCGCTATCTGCAGTGAAGTTCTGGAATTTTCTCTTTCGAAG GAACTTCAATGTAGTGATTGGTCCTATCGTCCCCTTACAGAAGAGCAGATAGCATACGCAGCCATGGATGCCCACTGCCTGCTCGAAATCTTTAATATCTTCTACTCCAAGGTTCTAAAAGAAG GAGATGTTTTAAGGAACGTTTCTGCAGTTCCTTCCATTGAAGTGAATATTGGGTTGAAAGTGATTCTGGAAAAGCAAGATACGCATGAGAAGATATTAAGGACCAAGATTTCTGAAGCCTCATACATTATCAGAGCTACTGCATCCGATTTTCCACAGAGTACGCCTACTGTAAGGGCACATTGTTCTGCGTCATCGAGTATAGATTGTATGCCTATGGATGAAGATCTTCTGAAAATTGTCAAGAGATATggtgaaaaaattattttgaaagagTCAGACAAAATGCCCAGGacctccaaaagaaaaggcaagagATCATCGACTATGAAAGTGGTTTGcagtgaaaagaaaattctggGTGTTGAAGATTGGCAGGGCCAACCACCGTGGGATTTGTCCTTAGGGGGTGATGGATGCCCTAAATTTCTATGTGATGTTAtg GTTGAAGGTCTGGCAAAACATCTGCGTTGTGTTGGGATTGATGCTGCAGTTCCGTTTTCCAAAAAGCCGGACTCTAG GGAATTAATTGATCAAGCATGCAAGGAGAAGAGAGTACTCTTGACCAGGGACGCTAAACTGCTGAGACATGAGTATTTGCTATGCAATCAAATATACAGAGTTAAAAGTCTTCTAAAGAACGAGCAGTTACTCGAG GTTATTGAAActttcaatttgaaaattagtGAGGATCAGCTGATGTCTAGATGTACCAAATGCAATGGAAGGTTTATTCAAAAGCCGCTTACAACGGAGGAGGCTGTGATGGCAGCAAAGGGGTTCCAAAGAATTCCGGACTGTTTGTTCGACAAGAATTTAGAGTTCTGGCAGTGCATGGACTGTCACCAACTATACTGGGAG GGGACACAATATCACAATGCAGTCCAGAAGTTCATTGATGTTTGCAAGTTGAATGAGTAG
- the LOC111810856 gene encoding thylakoid lumenal 17.4 kDa protein, chloroplastic-like produces MATLSIPFSQNGFSRRFFSAKHPPVIAPFSHSLAPISCSANRNGAEPRESLSPSKHIGSVACGLLAVWALTNTSPAFAANQRLPPLSTEPNRCERAFVGNTIGQANGVYDKPIDLRFCDYTNEKSQLKGKSLAAALMSEAKFDGADLSEVVMSKAYAVGASFKGVDFSNAVLDRVNFGKANLQGALFKNTVLSGSTFDDAELQDAVFEDTIIGYIDLQKLCVNPTISPEGRAELGCR; encoded by the exons ATGGCGACTTTATCAATTCCATTCTCTCAGAATGGTTTCTCTCGCAGGTTCTTCTCTGCAAAACACCCACCAGTTATAGCCCCATTTTCCCATTCGCTCGCCCCTATCAGTTGCTCAG CTAATAGGAATGGGGCAGAACCAAGAGAGAGCTTGTCACCCTCCAAGCATATTGGCTCTGTAGCTTGTGGTCTTCTTGCTGTTTGGGCTTTGACAAATACCTCTCCTGCGTTTGCAGCTAATCAG AGGCTTCCTCCACTGTCGACAGaacccaaccgatgtgagcgTGCTTTTGTTGGCAACACAATAGGTCAAGCAAATGGTGTGTATGATAAGCCAATTGATCTTCGTTTCTGTGACTACACAAATGAAAAGAGCCAGTTAAAAGGGAAATCTCTTGCTGCTGCGTTGATGTCAGAAGCAAAGTTTGATGGTGCAGACCTCTCTGAAGTGGTGATGTCAAAAGCTTATGCTGTTGGAGCCAGCTTCAAGG GTGTTGATTTCTCGAATGCAGTTCTAGACAGAGtaaattttggaaaagccAATCTCCAAGGAGCTTTGTTCAAGAACACTGTACTTTCAGGGTCCACATTTGATGATGCTGAGTTACAAGATGCAGTTTTTGAGGACACAATCATAGGCTACATTGATCTTCAGAAGCTTTGTGTAAATCCAACTATCAGTCCTGAAGGAAGAGCTGAATTGGGATGTCGATGA
- the LOC111810857 gene encoding protein phosphatase 2C 57-like, with product MALLSPRLHRFRLTKLHYASASIPTKTNQLTLRRKSRCCSSIAIDAPSSLTDAAGIRWGSTTLQGLREEMEDDVVVRSDGLSGFLFAAVFDGHGGYSSVKFLREELYKDCVAALQGGLLLNGGDFEVIKAALAKAFDETDKKLLLLLEADGEEDESGSTATVAFIRNDVLFVSHVGDSCVVLSRPGGAQLLTSSHRPYGNNTTSLQEVKRIREAGGWIVNGRICGDISVSRAFGDIRFKTKKYEMLQKGVEEGRWSEKFVSRVRFNGDLVTASPEIFQTTLGSNVEFMLIATDGLWDYMNRSDAVKFVRNELRQHGDVQLACEALAQAALDKGSQDNISIIMADFGRTDWQNFQMKQENVIFEVAQAFATIGVVSLGIWWASSTFSL from the exons ATGGCTTTGCTGAGTCCTCGATTGCATAGATTCCGCCTAACCAAGCTCCACTATGCCTCCGCCTCCATACCCACAAAGACAAACCAGCTCACTCTCAGAAGAAAAAGCCGTTGCTGCTCCTCCATAGCTATCGATGCTCCATCTTCTTTAACAGATGCTGCGGGAATCAGATGGGGCTCGACGACTCTGCAAGGATTGCGCGAAGAAATGGAGGACGACGTTGTTGTGCGGTCTGATGGTCTTAGTGGCTTCTTGTTTGCTGCAGTGTTCGATGGCCATGGTGGCTATTCCTCCGTCAAGTTCCTCAG AGAGGAGCTGTACAAAGACTGCGTAGCAGCTTTACAAGGTGGCCTGCTGTTGAATGGAGGTGATTTTGAAGTGATAAAAGCAGCTTTGGCGAAGGCTTTTGATGAGACTGATAAAAAGTTACTCCTTTT GCTTGAAGCAGATGGGGAGGAAGATGAGTCTGGTTCCACGGCAACTGTTGCGTTCATACGAAACGATGTGTTGTTCGTTTCTCATGTTGGCGACTCTTGTGTT GTATTATCTCGTCCTGGAGGAGCACAGTTGTTGACTAGTTCTCATCGGCCTTATGGAAACAACACCACCTCACTGCAAGAAGTTAAAAGAATTAGAGAAGCAGGTGGATGG ATTGTTAACGGAAGAATCTGTGGGGATATCTCTGTATCGCGTGCATTTGGCGACATACGGTTCAAGACGAAGAAATACGA GATGCTACAAAAAGGAGTTGAAGAAGGGAGATGGTCTGAAAAGTTTGTTTCTCG TGTACGTTTCAATGGAGACTTGGTTACTGCATCACCGGAAATTTTCCAAACTACACTCGGATCAAATGTCGAATTTATGCTGATAGCAACAGATGGCCTTTGGGATTACATGAATAG ATCGGATGCGGTTAAGTTCGTTCGAAATGAACTTAGACAGCATGGTGATGTTCAG CTAGCTTGTGAAGCCCTCGCGCAAGCAGCCTTG GATAAAGGGTCACAAGACAATATTAGCATTATCATGGCTGATTTCGG GCGGACGGATTGGCAGAACTTTCAGATGAAGCAAGAGAACGTCATATTTGAAGTGGCTCAAGCTTTTGCTACCATCGGGGTCGTTTCTCTCGGTATTTGGTGGGCGTCCTCGACTTTCTCTCTTTAA